The proteins below come from a single Odontesthes bonariensis isolate fOdoBon6 chromosome 18, fOdoBon6.hap1, whole genome shotgun sequence genomic window:
- the LOC142367336 gene encoding immunoglobulin lambda-like polypeptide 1, which yields MLTPSSEELKKGKATLMCLANKGFPSDWSLSWKVDGSSSSSLEESRSPGVLQKDGLYSWSSTLRLPADLWEKASSVTCEATQASQTLVSETSEVFVRRLNEFVSLWDTFGGGTRLTVNLGQVPPTLTVLPPSTEELQQGKATLVCLANKGFPSDWSLSWKVEGSSSISWEQKRSPGLLQKDGHYIWSSTLRLPADQWEKVGSVTCEAKQGSQTPVLQTLRRDQCSQS from the exons ATGTTAACCCCTTCCAGTGAAGAGCTGAAGAAAGGGAAGGCCACTTTAATGTGTCTGGCCAACAAGGGCTTCCCCTCAGACTGGAGTCTGTCCTGGAAGgtggacggcagcagcagcagcagcctggagGAGAGCAGGAGCCCCGGGGTGCTGCAGAAGGACGGCCtctacagctggagcagcacccTGAGGCTCCCTGCAGACCTGTGGGAGAAGGCCAGCTCTGTGACCTGCGAGGCCACCCAGGCCTCCCAGACTCTAGTCTCAGAGACA tcagaggtttttgtacggcggCTCAATGAGTTTGTATCACTATGGGACACGTTCGGTGGAGGAACCAGACTGACAGTTAACT TGGGTCAGGTCCCTCCCACCCTGACAGTGTTGCCCCCCTCCACTGAAGAGCTGCAGCAGGGGAAGGCCACACTTGTATGTCTGGCCAACAAGGGCTTCCCCTCAGACTGGAGTCTGTCCTGGAAGGTGgagggcagcagcagcatcagctgGGAGCAGAAAAGGAGCCCCGGGCTGCTGCAGAAGGACGGCCACTACATCTGGAGCAGCACCCTGAGGCTCCCTGCAGACCAGTGGGAGAAGGTGGGCTCTGTGACCTGTGAGGCCAAACAGGGCTCCCAGACTCCAGTCTTACAGACACTGAGGAGagaccagtgttcccagtcctGA